The following proteins are encoded in a genomic region of Montipora foliosa isolate CH-2021 chromosome 10, ASM3666993v2, whole genome shotgun sequence:
- the LOC137974356 gene encoding uncharacterized protein: MARLTILCLVCLSILSLSSAGKNSCKRPNKIRSVFCLLIYEDGQVLSCNGNDWKSLMTSVGSMENPGSSCKDIKERSPTEPTNGVYWIITGSQGTIPVYCDMEAGGWTMVFKYVNDTKKDAYEAYNSADTYSENQMEALDVTKAYPDIYKNKIVLKWSSFDPSEARVALYKGGSLVKELMFDAKGTDKLNWFAKSKLTGTLPWNDIEKETTNYFSIKGDSVHNRRFFIHRSYGGCPNDMGWMVVSKGVCKWEKAFGEYVILYSNKDTYVPWQQELDNVAEADVMAVFVR, translated from the exons ATGGCTCGGTTAACAATTTTGTGCTTGGTATGCCTCAGCATTTTGTCTCTTTCAAGCGCGGGTAAGAACTCGTGCAAGAGGCCAAACAAGATTCGTAGTGTCTTTTGCCTGTTAATATACGAAGACGGCCAAGTACTTTCCTGTAATGGAAACGACTGGAAGTCACTGATGACATCGGTGGGTTCAATGGAAAATCCCGGTTCCTCGTGTAAGGACATCAAAGAAAGGAGTCCAACGGAACCCACAAATGGTGTTTACTGGATCATAACTG GCAGCCAAGGAACAATACCAGTATACTGTGACATGGAAGCAGGAG GTTGGACCATGGTTTTTAAGTACGTCAATGATACGAAAAAAGATGCGTATGAAGCTTATAACTCCGCTGACACCTACAGTGAGAACCAAATGGAAGCCCTTGATGTTACCAAGGCATACCCTGACATCTACAAGAACAAGATCGTTTTGAAGTGGAGCTCTTTTGATCCCTCTGAG GCGAGGGTTGCTCTGTATAAAGGAGGGTCACTTGTCAAGGAACTTATGTTTGACGCCAAAGGAACTGACAAACTCAACTGGTTTGCGAAGAGCAAGCTGACAGGTACTCTGCCATGGAACGACATCGAAAAGGAAACAACAAATTACTTCTCCATCAAGGGAGATTCTGTACACAATCGCCGATTCTTCATTCACAGGAGTTATGGCGGTTGCCCAAATGATATGGGTTGGATGGTGGTTAGCAAAGGAGTATGTAAATGGGAGAAGGCCTTCGGAGAGTACGTGATACTGTATAGCAACAAGGATACCTACGTACCTTGGCAACAAGAACTGG ACAACGTCGCAGAGGCAGATGTGATGGCGGTGTTTGTACGTTGA